Proteins encoded within one genomic window of Flavobacterium oreochromis:
- a CDS encoding winged helix-turn-helix transcriptional regulator — translation MRKNAEINATPVCQVRIQAIKDAMSLLSGKWKFHILGTLIEGNTLGFMDLLREVNGIGSKMLSKELQDLEMNKLISRTVMNTKPITISYSITEYGKTLSPLIDEIAKWGIDYRKSVYKNEI, via the coding sequence ATGAGAAAAAATGCTGAAATAAATGCAACACCTGTCTGTCAGGTAAGAATACAAGCAATTAAAGATGCGATGAGCTTGTTATCGGGAAAATGGAAATTTCATATTTTAGGTACTTTAATAGAAGGTAACACATTAGGTTTTATGGATTTGCTAAGAGAAGTAAATGGAATTGGCTCTAAAATGCTATCAAAAGAACTACAAGATTTAGAAATGAATAAATTAATAAGTCGAACAGTAATGAATACAAAACCCATTACTATTTCATATTCAATAACTGAATATGGCAAAACACTTTCACCTCTAATTGATGAAATAGCAAAATGGGGGATTGATTATAGAAAGTCTGTCTATAAAAATGAAATCTGA
- a CDS encoding ATP-binding cassette domain-containing protein: protein MEYKLEIDSVNKSFGGKKVLSDIYLKCEIGEIVGIFGRNGSGKSTLLKILFGTLKAENSFIRLNNKVLTQSFKMENGISYLPQNNFIPNNFSVIKTVNLTIEENRVDEFWEDNIIQKLKNSSVGELSVGELKYLQIKLILFNKSKFCLLDEPYSGISPAIATEINKQIKEQSKNKGLIITDHNYSHLLEITTKIYLINKGCGRYLENETELVKFGYLNEGMLKK from the coding sequence ATGGAATATAAATTAGAAATTGACAGCGTAAATAAATCATTTGGCGGAAAAAAAGTATTATCAGATATATATTTAAAATGTGAAATTGGTGAAATAGTTGGGATTTTTGGTAGAAATGGAAGCGGGAAATCAACGCTTCTAAAAATATTATTTGGAACTTTAAAAGCAGAAAACAGTTTTATAAGACTTAACAATAAAGTGTTAACTCAATCATTTAAAATGGAAAACGGGATTTCATATTTGCCACAAAATAATTTTATTCCAAATAATTTTTCAGTTATAAAAACTGTAAATCTAACAATCGAAGAAAATAGAGTTGACGAGTTTTGGGAGGATAATATTATACAGAAACTAAAAAATTCTTCAGTCGGCGAACTATCAGTCGGTGAATTAAAATATCTACAAATCAAATTAATTTTATTTAATAAGTCTAAATTTTGTCTTTTAGATGAACCTTACAGCGGAATTTCTCCAGCAATTGCAACCGAAATTAATAAACAAATAAAAGAACAATCAAAAAATAAAGGATTAATAATAACAGACCATAACTACTCGCATTTATTGGAAATTACAACTAAAATATACTTGATAAATAAAGGATGTGGAAGATATTTAGAAAATGAAACTGAATTAGTTAAATTTGGTTATCTAAATGAAGGAATGCTAAAAAAATAA
- a CDS encoding NAD(P)/FAD-dependent oxidoreductase encodes MKKVSQLVTSKGNFDVEEVVLATGAWSPNLAKKIGTDISLLPGKGYSFTLFEKNHKPSIPSILCEGKVAVTPMNNDIRFGGTMEITHTGDTKINKNRLQGILNTVNTFYPEMKVSMPNNRDVWYGFRPCTPSGMPIITRDKKIKNVILATGHAMMGLSLAPATGKLISEMIANKPLSVSIHQFQLS; translated from the coding sequence ATGAAAAAAGTCTCCCAATTAGTTACTTCAAAAGGTAATTTTGATGTAGAAGAAGTAGTGCTAGCTACAGGGGCCTGGAGTCCTAATTTAGCTAAAAAAATAGGAACTGATATTTCTCTTTTACCAGGTAAAGGATATAGTTTTACCTTATTCGAAAAAAATCATAAACCTTCAATACCTTCAATTTTATGTGAAGGGAAAGTAGCTGTTACACCAATGAATAATGATATTCGTTTTGGAGGTACAATGGAAATAACACACACAGGAGATACAAAAATAAATAAGAATAGATTACAAGGTATATTGAATACTGTAAATACTTTTTATCCTGAAATGAAAGTATCAATGCCTAATAATAGGGATGTATGGTATGGCTTTCGTCCTTGCACTCCATCAGGTATGCCCATAATTACTAGAGATAAAAAAATAAAAAATGTGATTTTAGCAACAGGTCATGCTATGATGGGGCTGAGTTTAGCACCTGCTACAGGTAAACTAATCTCTGAAATGATTGCTAATAAACCACTTTCTGTGTCTATTCATCAATTTCAATTGAGCTAA
- a CDS encoding 4-hydroxyproline epimerase — protein MGRKTFFCVDAHTCGNPVRVVAGGGPDLKGANMSEKRQHFLKEYDWIRKGLMFEPRGHDMMSGSILYPPVNPENDFGILFIETSGCLPMCGHGTIGTITIAIEEGLIIPKVPGKIRMEAPAGLVQIEYKQVGKKVEWVRLTNVKSYLAAEGLTIECPELGIITFDVAYGGNYYAIVDPQKNFSGIQDFTASKIVQYSQVVRTRINEKYPNQFIHPENDTIRDVSHMLWTGTPIDPSSSGRNAVFYGDKAIDRSPCGTGTSARIAQLHAKGKLKKEEEFIHESFIGSKFIGRVVEETKIGEIPAIVPSIQGWAKVYGYNNIIIDDEDDPYAHGFQVI, from the coding sequence ATGGGAAGAAAAACTTTTTTTTGCGTAGACGCACATACTTGTGGTAACCCTGTCAGGGTTGTAGCAGGAGGAGGTCCTGATCTAAAAGGAGCTAATATGAGCGAAAAAAGACAACATTTTCTAAAAGAATACGATTGGATTCGTAAAGGGTTAATGTTTGAACCTAGAGGGCATGATATGATGAGTGGTAGTATCTTATATCCTCCCGTTAATCCAGAAAATGATTTTGGAATTTTATTTATAGAAACATCAGGTTGTTTACCAATGTGCGGACATGGTACGATTGGTACTATAACGATAGCTATTGAAGAGGGGCTTATTATACCCAAAGTGCCAGGTAAAATCAGAATGGAAGCACCAGCAGGTCTTGTACAAATTGAATATAAGCAAGTAGGAAAAAAAGTAGAATGGGTACGTCTTACTAATGTTAAATCTTATTTAGCAGCTGAAGGCTTAACTATAGAATGTCCAGAATTAGGAATTATAACTTTTGATGTAGCTTATGGAGGTAACTATTATGCAATAGTTGATCCTCAGAAAAATTTTAGCGGGATACAAGATTTTACCGCAAGTAAAATAGTACAATATAGTCAGGTTGTTCGTACTCGTATAAATGAGAAATATCCAAATCAATTTATACATCCAGAAAACGATACAATTAGAGATGTAAGTCATATGCTATGGACAGGAACGCCAATTGATCCTAGTTCATCTGGAAGAAATGCAGTTTTTTATGGAGACAAAGCAATAGACAGATCACCTTGTGGAACGGGAACTTCAGCAAGAATAGCTCAATTGCACGCAAAAGGGAAATTAAAAAAAGAGGAAGAATTTATACATGAAAGTTTTATTGGTAGTAAATTCATCGGACGTGTGGTAGAAGAAACAAAAATAGGAGAAATACCAGCAATTGTCCCAAGTATTCAAGGATGGGCGAAAGTTTATGGATATAACAACATTATTATTGATGATGAAGATGATCCATATGCACACGGATTTCAGGTTATATAA
- a CDS encoding nuclear transport factor 2 family protein, whose protein sequence is MKKVMNKSVGVILLALSLTTMSVNAQTNNSKEVEVVNKMLQAFGAGNMEALKLTLSDSTVWNYNGSNLIPYSGTYKGKNEVVKFIGNIVSNVEILDFKVEQILNNGNTVVVLGSEKQKN, encoded by the coding sequence ATGAAAAAAGTAATGAACAAATCGGTAGGCGTAATCTTATTAGCATTAAGCCTAACAACAATGAGTGTGAATGCGCAAACTAACAACAGTAAAGAAGTAGAGGTTGTAAATAAAATGCTACAAGCATTTGGAGCAGGAAATATGGAAGCACTAAAACTAACGCTTTCCGATTCTACAGTATGGAACTACAATGGAAGTAATTTGATTCCTTATTCAGGAACATACAAAGGGAAAAATGAAGTTGTAAAATTTATCGGCAACATCGTATCGAACGTTGAGATTCTTGATTTTAAAGTTGAACAAATTTTAAACAACGGAAATACTGTGGTTGTCCTTGGTTCTGAAAAACAAAAAAATTAA
- a CDS encoding CPBP family intramembrane glutamic endopeptidase — protein sequence MKNKINYLAIIIFYVVAVICRYLTNKAGVLDGIGNEYLKSILTGIGPALGALAVFMIFKIKPTMNLKGNYKSLVLPLMIYWVLPIVLISSVTYFSKGTIPWLVILSILVYGLFEEIGWRGFLYQNLKGLPLFANILIVSSLWFLWHLNFELTSSNLLFFGILILGSWGIGKVADSTNSLIAVSGFHSLNNFFPELDSTKILILVILLTIWILGLVLRKRFQKNIG from the coding sequence ATGAAAAATAAGATTAATTATTTGGCTATTATCATTTTTTATGTTGTTGCGGTTATTTGCAGATATTTAACTAATAAAGCAGGAGTTCTTGACGGTATTGGAAATGAATATTTGAAATCTATCCTAACCGGAATTGGACCTGCTTTGGGTGCATTGGCGGTCTTTATGATTTTTAAAATAAAACCAACAATGAATTTAAAAGGGAATTATAAAAGTTTAGTTCTTCCTTTAATGATTTATTGGGTATTGCCAATTGTATTAATTTCAAGCGTCACATATTTTTCAAAAGGGACAATTCCTTGGTTGGTTATTTTATCTATTCTTGTTTACGGATTATTTGAAGAAATCGGTTGGCGGGGATTCCTATACCAAAATCTAAAAGGATTACCACTTTTCGCAAATATTTTAATTGTTTCTTCTTTATGGTTTTTGTGGCATTTAAATTTTGAATTGACCTCTTCAAATCTGTTATTTTTCGGAATATTAATTTTGGGAAGTTGGGGAATTGGTAAAGTTGCTGACTCAACCAATTCATTAATCGCAGTTAGCGGATTCCACTCCCTTAACAATTTTTTTCCTGAGTTAGATTCAACAAAAATTTTGATATTAGTAATATTACTCACAATCTGGATTTTGGGTTTAGTTTTGAGAAAAAGATTTCAAAAAAACATCGGCTAA
- a CDS encoding FAD-dependent oxidoreductase, whose amino-acid sequence MKKISVIGGGVIGLCTAYYLTLEGYQVEIFDSSDLTDGCSYGNAGMIVPSHVIPLAQPGMMAQGIKWMFDSKSPFYIQPRLDVDLLKWGWKFYKNATKQHVENAKPALRNLSLLSKELYRDLASKSNSFYYEEKGLLMLFKSHKTGEEIIHEGEEVKKLGLEVDFLSKSQVEDLEKGTKTDILGGVHYKCDSHLYPQKFMAFIKEELAKKKVIIHNDCNVADFILKDEKSLPISYFKR is encoded by the coding sequence ATGAAAAAAATAAGTGTAATAGGAGGAGGTGTCATTGGGTTATGCACAGCTTATTATCTGACACTAGAAGGATATCAAGTAGAAATATTTGACAGTTCTGATTTAACGGATGGTTGTTCTTATGGAAATGCAGGAATGATAGTGCCTTCACATGTTATTCCTCTTGCACAACCAGGAATGATGGCACAAGGTATTAAGTGGATGTTTGATAGCAAAAGCCCTTTTTATATTCAACCCCGTTTGGATGTTGATTTATTAAAATGGGGATGGAAATTTTATAAAAATGCTACTAAACAACATGTAGAAAATGCTAAACCTGCTCTTAGAAATTTATCTTTATTAAGTAAAGAACTTTATAGAGATTTAGCAAGTAAAAGTAATTCCTTTTATTACGAAGAAAAAGGACTTTTAATGTTATTTAAAAGCCATAAAACAGGAGAAGAGATTATACATGAAGGAGAAGAAGTTAAAAAATTAGGATTAGAAGTTGACTTTTTATCAAAATCACAAGTAGAAGATTTAGAAAAAGGAACCAAAACAGATATCCTAGGAGGAGTTCATTATAAATGTGATTCGCATTTATATCCACAAAAATTTATGGCATTTATAAAAGAAGAGCTAGCTAAAAAGAAAGTGATCATTCATAATGATTGTAACGTAGCTGATTTTATTTTAAAAGATGAAAAAAGTCTCCCAATTAGTTACTTCAAAAGGTAA
- the leuB gene encoding 3-isopropylmalate dehydrogenase, translated as MEIKIALLSGDGIGPEVTKQAIKTLKAIEEVYGHSFVFKEGIVGAIAIDHTGNPLPEDTLELCKKSDAVLFGAIGDPKYDNDPSAKIRPEQGLLKLRKELGLFANIRPIKAYDSLISKSPLKKEIIQGTDMIIYRELTGGIYFGEKKINEAGTIASDLCEYSKEEIERITHLAFKAAQARKKHITLIDKANVLESSRLWRKVVTEIAKEYSDVTLDFLFVDNAAMQMILNPSQFDVILTENMFGDIISDEGSVIGGSIGLLASASVGNKNALFEPIHGSYPQAKGKGIANPIASILSAAMLLEHFGLYEESATINKAIDKALDSKIVTIDLNQDLYYSTEVVGDTIAEFILNKNIEIVNIENLKIGKSVII; from the coding sequence ATGGAGATAAAAATTGCATTATTATCAGGAGATGGAATTGGTCCAGAAGTTACAAAACAAGCTATTAAAACATTAAAAGCCATTGAAGAAGTATATGGCCATTCTTTTGTTTTTAAAGAAGGGATTGTAGGCGCAATTGCAATAGATCATACAGGAAATCCTTTACCAGAGGACACCTTAGAATTATGTAAAAAAAGTGATGCTGTACTTTTTGGTGCTATAGGAGACCCTAAATATGATAATGATCCTTCTGCAAAAATAAGACCGGAACAAGGACTATTAAAATTAAGGAAGGAATTAGGATTATTTGCTAACATTCGTCCAATAAAAGCCTATGATTCATTAATAAGTAAATCGCCTTTGAAAAAAGAAATTATTCAAGGAACAGATATGATAATTTATCGAGAGCTTACAGGTGGAATTTATTTTGGCGAAAAAAAAATAAATGAAGCAGGCACAATAGCCTCTGATTTATGTGAGTATTCAAAAGAAGAAATAGAAAGAATTACTCATCTTGCTTTTAAAGCAGCTCAAGCAAGAAAAAAACATATTACTTTAATCGATAAAGCAAATGTTTTAGAATCCTCAAGGCTCTGGAGAAAAGTAGTTACAGAAATCGCTAAAGAGTATTCTGATGTAACTTTAGATTTTCTTTTTGTAGATAATGCTGCGATGCAAATGATTTTAAATCCAAGTCAATTTGATGTTATTTTAACTGAAAATATGTTTGGTGATATTATTTCAGATGAAGGCAGCGTAATTGGTGGTTCAATAGGGTTATTAGCTTCTGCTTCTGTAGGAAACAAAAATGCTTTGTTTGAACCTATACATGGATCATATCCACAAGCTAAAGGAAAAGGTATTGCAAACCCTATTGCTTCTATTTTAAGTGCAGCTATGCTTTTAGAACATTTTGGTTTGTATGAAGAAAGTGCTACTATTAATAAAGCAATAGATAAAGCTCTTGATTCAAAAATAGTCACTATAGATCTAAATCAAGATTTATACTATTCTACAGAAGTTGTTGGTGATACAATTGCAGAATTTATATTAAATAAGAACATTGAAATTGTTAATATAGAAAATCTAAAAATTGGCAAATCAGTAATAATTTAG
- a CDS encoding AraC family transcriptional regulator codes for MKVFPFKIPKTKEEAIIYQFDKELVLYDKLHQHEEIQISYIEKGEGTIIVGDTISEYNSGDIIVFGSNLPHVFRSDVNKDEEFSLVHSIFFDATVIKESLQVLPESTKILDFFNDTRNGYRVLSKKEKIYLLMFELATAKDTTKFIKFLQLLNKLAASKKKSLSSFRYDKDITDSEGKRMQVVYEFVMNNFDKKISLEEIADIANMTKNAFCRYFKIRTNKTFFQFLIELRIEKASRLLTSDNEISVIEIAELTGFNNISNFNRKFKEIKKISPMNYRKRFKS; via the coding sequence ATGAAAGTATTCCCTTTTAAAATACCCAAGACAAAAGAAGAGGCTATTATCTATCAATTTGATAAAGAATTAGTGTTATATGATAAGCTTCACCAACATGAAGAAATTCAAATTAGTTATATTGAAAAAGGAGAAGGAACAATAATAGTAGGAGATACAATATCAGAATATAACTCAGGTGACATTATTGTTTTTGGTAGTAATTTACCTCATGTCTTTAGAAGTGATGTAAATAAAGATGAAGAATTTAGTTTAGTTCATTCTATTTTTTTTGACGCCACCGTAATCAAAGAAAGTCTACAAGTACTTCCTGAATCAACAAAGATATTAGACTTTTTTAATGATACTCGCAATGGCTATAGGGTATTATCTAAAAAGGAAAAAATTTATTTACTGATGTTTGAATTGGCTACAGCAAAAGATACCACTAAGTTTATCAAATTTTTACAATTACTAAATAAACTGGCTGCCTCTAAAAAAAAATCACTTTCATCTTTTAGATATGATAAAGACATTACTGATTCTGAAGGTAAACGTATGCAAGTTGTATATGAATTTGTAATGAATAATTTTGATAAAAAAATATCTTTAGAAGAAATTGCGGATATCGCTAATATGACTAAAAATGCTTTTTGTAGGTATTTTAAAATTAGAACAAACAAAACTTTTTTTCAATTTTTAATTGAATTACGTATAGAAAAAGCCTCTCGCCTTTTAACCTCTGACAATGAAATAAGTGTTATAGAAATTGCCGAACTAACTGGTTTTAATAACATTTCTAATTTCAATAGAAAATTTAAAGAGATTAAAAAGATATCTCCTATGAATTATCGGAAAAGATTCAAAAGTTAA
- a CDS encoding S28 family serine protease — protein sequence MKNSCFLFVTLFSLFSINCIGQDKLNLLLKLQEIFNKASIEKINNLKDFTESYKIVLDEPLDHNDLSKGTFKHCIYLSHKDFSKPMVIETEGYDARYEKNEVTSLLDANQLIIEYRFYGGSRPNPIPWQYLTNNQAIEDYHKIVEKLKKIYSGKWISTGISKGGETTLIYKSKYPNDIDVAIPYVAPMINGTEDERTIKHYTTTAGTTECRNSIIQTQRQLMLNRTAIEIEIATHAKKNNLTFNEVPISEAFEYAVLELPFSFWQWNANCDKIPQLNATPKELFDYLNHIVGFDVYSDKGVYRLLPSFYQHFTELGYYGFDLNPVKDLLRIVKSPSNSRFAPRNIDLKYDKSYIKQVRDYTEKKGTKILYIYGGLDPWYACSPTPNEKLDALKMVLPQGTHATRIKHFSKEDQQKIMNILIKWLQ from the coding sequence ATGAAAAATTCTTGCTTTTTATTTGTTACTCTATTTTCCCTTTTTAGCATTAATTGTATTGGACAGGATAAACTAAATTTACTACTAAAGCTTCAAGAAATTTTTAACAAAGCTAGTATCGAAAAGATTAACAATCTTAAAGATTTCACAGAATCTTATAAAATTGTACTCGACGAACCTTTAGATCATAATGACTTATCAAAAGGTACTTTTAAACATTGTATTTATCTGTCTCATAAGGATTTTTCAAAACCTATGGTTATTGAAACGGAAGGTTATGATGCCCGTTATGAAAAAAATGAAGTAACCTCATTATTAGATGCCAATCAATTAATAATAGAATATCGCTTTTACGGCGGTTCTAGACCTAACCCTATTCCTTGGCAATACTTAACTAACAATCAAGCTATAGAGGATTACCATAAAATAGTAGAAAAATTAAAAAAAATATACTCAGGAAAATGGATTTCTACAGGTATAAGTAAAGGAGGCGAAACAACCTTAATTTATAAATCTAAATATCCTAATGATATCGATGTGGCCATACCTTATGTAGCACCCATGATAAACGGCACAGAAGACGAACGAACTATTAAACATTATACAACTACAGCAGGTACAACAGAATGCAGAAATTCAATCATACAAACTCAAAGACAATTAATGCTTAATAGGACAGCTATTGAAATAGAAATTGCCACTCATGCTAAAAAAAACAATTTAACTTTTAATGAAGTGCCTATTTCAGAAGCATTTGAATACGCGGTTCTAGAATTACCTTTTTCTTTTTGGCAATGGAATGCTAATTGTGATAAGATTCCTCAACTAAATGCTACTCCTAAAGAATTGTTTGATTATTTAAATCATATAGTTGGTTTTGATGTCTATTCTGACAAAGGAGTTTATAGACTATTACCTTCTTTTTATCAACACTTTACAGAATTAGGTTATTATGGTTTTGATCTGAATCCTGTAAAAGACTTACTACGTATTGTTAAATCACCTAGTAACAGTAGATTTGCTCCTAGAAATATAGATTTGAAATACGATAAATCTTATATTAAACAAGTACGCGATTATACAGAAAAAAAGGGAACTAAAATTTTATATATTTATGGTGGCTTAGATCCTTGGTATGCTTGCTCTCCTACCCCTAATGAAAAACTAGACGCTTTAAAAATGGTGCTTCCACAAGGAACACATGCCACAAGAATTAAACATTTTTCAAAAGAAGATCAACAAAAAATAATGAACATATTAATAAAGTGGTTACAATAA
- a CDS encoding aldehyde dehydrogenase (NADP(+)), with the protein MITGKNYIGTNLVAGGTKVLKTFNPELNQENSWDFIEATTEEIEQAVQLANKAYQEYKNVSGKRKALFLNAIADEILALGDTLLEVYVQESGLPRGRAEGERGRTIGQLRAFAQMLEEGSWVEATIDTAIPDRQPLPKIDLRKMLYPLGPVVVFGSSNFPFAFSTAGGDTASALAAGCPVIVKSHSMHIGTGEMIASAVIKAVQKTGMPEGVFSNLIGEGTALGTILVKHPLVKAVGFTGSIAGGRALFDLASQRSEPIPVFAEMGSINPVILLPNELKNNTSFWAKQYASSITLGAGQFCTNPGLIIALKTPELNDFVAELASEILQIPPSCMLHHLIRKNYGEGKQELSSQKGVEVLATYQGEIKANYAPQTILQVSATEFLNNKTLSHEVFGPFSILVICESKEQMTHVITNLEGQLTGTIIAESEELQEYKEVIEALKGRVGRLIFNGVPTGVEVCASMLHGGPYPASSDSRFTAVGIHAVKRWVRPVSYQNWPNELLPDELKDENPLGISRTVNDKLEIATVSIIA; encoded by the coding sequence ATGATTACAGGAAAAAATTATATAGGAACTAATTTAGTGGCAGGAGGAACTAAAGTTTTAAAAACTTTTAATCCTGAATTGAACCAAGAAAACAGCTGGGACTTTATAGAAGCAACAACAGAAGAAATAGAACAAGCAGTTCAATTAGCAAATAAGGCCTACCAAGAATATAAAAACGTTTCGGGAAAGAGAAAAGCCTTGTTTTTAAATGCGATTGCAGATGAAATACTTGCTTTAGGAGATACTCTTTTAGAGGTATATGTTCAAGAATCTGGTTTGCCAAGAGGAAGAGCTGAAGGAGAAAGAGGAAGAACGATTGGACAATTACGTGCTTTTGCTCAAATGTTAGAAGAAGGAAGCTGGGTAGAAGCTACAATTGATACAGCAATTCCTGATCGACAGCCTTTGCCTAAAATAGATTTGAGAAAAATGCTTTATCCATTAGGACCAGTAGTAGTTTTTGGGTCAAGTAATTTCCCTTTTGCTTTTTCTACAGCTGGAGGAGATACCGCTTCAGCATTAGCAGCAGGATGTCCTGTAATTGTAAAAAGCCATTCTATGCATATTGGAACAGGAGAAATGATTGCATCTGCTGTAATTAAAGCTGTACAAAAAACAGGCATGCCTGAAGGTGTTTTTTCTAATTTAATAGGAGAGGGTACAGCTCTAGGAACCATATTAGTAAAACATCCATTAGTTAAAGCCGTTGGGTTTACAGGGAGTATAGCAGGAGGTAGAGCTCTTTTTGATTTAGCATCACAACGTTCTGAACCCATTCCTGTATTTGCAGAAATGGGAAGTATTAATCCTGTCATCTTATTACCTAATGAGTTAAAGAATAATACCTCTTTTTGGGCTAAACAATATGCCAGCTCTATTACATTAGGAGCGGGACAGTTTTGTACTAATCCAGGTTTAATTATAGCATTAAAAACACCTGAATTAAATGATTTTGTAGCTGAATTAGCATCTGAAATTTTACAAATACCACCTAGTTGTATGCTCCATCATTTAATTAGAAAAAATTATGGAGAAGGAAAGCAGGAATTAAGTTCTCAAAAAGGAGTAGAAGTTTTAGCTACTTATCAAGGAGAAATTAAAGCTAATTATGCGCCTCAAACTATATTACAAGTTAGTGCAACAGAATTTTTAAATAATAAAACATTAAGTCACGAAGTATTTGGTCCTTTTTCAATATTAGTTATTTGTGAATCAAAAGAACAAATGACCCATGTTATTACAAATTTAGAGGGGCAATTAACAGGAACAATTATTGCTGAATCTGAAGAATTACAGGAATATAAAGAAGTAATAGAAGCATTAAAAGGAAGAGTAGGACGTTTAATTTTTAATGGTGTACCAACAGGAGTAGAGGTTTGTGCTTCTATGTTACATGGAGGGCCTTATCCGGCTTCATCAGACTCAAGATTTACAGCTGTAGGAATTCACGCTGTAAAACGTTGGGTAAGACCTGTGAGCTATCAAAATTGGCCTAACGAATTATTACCAGACGAATTAAAAGATGAAAACCCATTAGGGATTTCAAGAACAGTAAATGATAAATTAGAAATAGCAACAGTTTCTATCATAGCATAA
- a CDS encoding dihydrodipicolinate synthase family protein: protein MSFQWKGVMPAVTTKFTADDKLDLTMFEVNIKAQLDAGAEGIILGGTLGEASTLFEDEKRELIRETVRIVNGQVPVIMNIAEQTTKGAIEAANKAEQDGAKGLMMLPPMRYKATDYETVVFFSEVAKSTTLPIMVYNNPVDYKIEVTLDMFEELLKFDNIQAVKESTRDISNVTRIKNRFGDRLKILSGVDTLALESLLMGADGWVAGLVDAFPAETVAIYKLAKAGRIEEALAIYRWFLPLLELDISPQLVQNIKLAEVATGIGTEYVRAPRLPLAGAEKQKVLAIIEEGLKTRPILPDYKNASLITETI, encoded by the coding sequence ATGAGTTTTCAATGGAAAGGTGTAATGCCAGCAGTTACTACAAAATTTACAGCAGATGATAAGCTTGACTTAACCATGTTTGAAGTAAACATCAAGGCGCAACTTGATGCAGGAGCAGAGGGAATTATTTTAGGAGGAACCTTAGGTGAAGCCAGTACTTTATTTGAAGATGAAAAAAGAGAGCTTATCCGCGAAACAGTTCGTATTGTAAATGGGCAAGTACCTGTTATAATGAATATAGCAGAACAAACAACTAAAGGAGCTATAGAAGCAGCTAATAAAGCAGAACAAGACGGAGCTAAAGGATTAATGATGTTACCTCCTATGCGATATAAAGCTACAGATTATGAAACTGTAGTATTTTTTTCTGAAGTGGCTAAAAGTACTACATTACCTATTATGGTATATAATAATCCAGTAGATTACAAGATTGAAGTAACTTTAGATATGTTCGAAGAATTATTAAAGTTTGATAATATACAAGCTGTTAAAGAATCAACAAGAGACATATCAAATGTTACTCGTATTAAAAATAGATTTGGAGATAGATTAAAAATTTTATCAGGTGTAGATACTTTAGCTCTAGAAAGCTTATTAATGGGAGCTGATGGTTGGGTAGCAGGATTAGTAGATGCTTTTCCAGCAGAAACAGTAGCTATTTACAAATTAGCAAAAGCTGGTAGGATAGAAGAAGCATTAGCAATTTATAGATGGTTTTTACCATTATTAGAATTAGACATTAGTCCTCAGTTAGTACAAAATATAAAGTTAGCAGAAGTAGCAACAGGTATAGGTACAGAATATGTTAGGGCACCGCGTCTACCTTTAGCTGGTGCTGAAAAACAAAAAGTTTTAGCAATTATTGAAGAAGGGTTAAAAACAAGACCCATTCTACCAGATTACAAAAACGCATCTCTAATAACAGAGACGATATAA